The sequence below is a genomic window from Photobacterium atrarenae.
AGAGCAGGAAGTATGTATTGCGTAATACTTTGTTGGTTGACAGTACGCTTTCGTATGCAGAGCTACGATTGACAATACGATCGTTCATAAATAGTCCCCTCAGGGTTCGTGATAGTTTCAGCTGTTAAGACATATATTGGGGTATTCACTTATAAATGCAAGTCAGCAAAGTATAAATAGCGAATAACAACCCAATATATGTGCTTGGTAAAATGCTAATACCGATAATACTTAACATTTCATCAGCTTTGCTGTCAAAGTTGTAAATTTATGTTTCAGACACTGGTGTCGTGTGTCAGAAAATTGTCTTCCTGGTTAACGGTTGGGCAGGAGAGTACTTGTATAAGTGCTATGCCGTGAGGCGAGAAACGCCCCGGGCATCCGTGGGACGTCCGGGGCGTGAAGGCAAGCGTAGCGGGTTTAACGGATGGGGGGCGCGTATTGGATCCCACCATCCCGCCACAGCGCGTTATAGCCACGACGGACTTTCAGCTCAGAGCTCATGCCTATGGTACGTTCAAAGCTTTCGCTATAATTTCCGACCTGCTTGATCACCTGGAAGCTCCAGTCATCGGCCAGACCGAGTCCTTTTCCTTTTGGTCCGTCAAGGCCGATTAAGCGGCGGATATCCGGATCGTTGGAGTTTTTCATATCATCGACGCTGACGGATGACACTCCTAAATCCTCAGCATGTAGCATGGTGAACAGAGTCCACTTGACGATATCAAACCATTGCTGATCGCCATGGCGGACGGCCGGGCCGAGCGGCTCTTTCGAGATGAGCTCTGGCAACACCACCACCGAGTCTGGATCATCCATGCCGAGGCGGTGGGCATACAGGGCTGACTGATCTGTGGTCATGACTTCGCACTTCGCGGTTTTGAAGCCGTTGATGGTTTCTTCCTCGGTATCGAATATGACCGGGGTATATTTCATTTCCCGGAATTTGAAGTAATCTGCAAGGTTGAGCTCGGTGGTTGTGCCGGATTGGACACAGACGGATTTGCCGTCGAGTTCCATGGCGTTGGTCACACCAAGGCTTTTATTCACCATAAAGCCCTGGCCATCGTAGTAGTTGACGCCGGCAAAGGTAACGCCCAGAGCGGTGTCGCGGTGCAGGGTCCAGGTGGTATTGCGGACCAGCAGATCCACTTCACCGTTTTGCAGTGCTGAAAAACGCTCTTTGGTGGTGAGTGGAATGTATTTCACTTTGGTTTTGTCGCCTAAAGCAGCAGCGGCGACTGCCTGGCAAAACTCAACATCCAGACCTTCCCACTCACCTTTGTCATTTGGGGCGGAAAAGCCTGTTAAACCGGTGCTGACACCGCACTTGAGATAACCGAGCTTTTTCACACTTTCCAGTGTTGAGGCCCCGTTCCCGCTACCGGACGAGTCGGCCAGCTGTTTCTCTAAGCTGGCTATTTTCTCTTCCAGGGCTTGGGTATCGGCGGAGCCATTGCTCGATAGAGTCGGCGGGGATGATTCGGATTCTGCCAGTTGTTGTTCGAGGGTCTGTATTTTTGCTTCCAGCGATTTGATCAGCTCCTTGTCCTGAGTATTGCCGTTGTCACAGCCAGAGAGGGTTATTGCGAAGGTTGATATGGCCAGAGAGTACCTTATTAGTTGCTTCATAGTCTTATCCCGTCGATCCAATAAAGAGGGCGTTCAACAAGGGTTTGTTGCTGCTGAGAATACGGATGTAATAAACCTATGTTATTTGTATCAATATTCAGTATAGGAATAGATAGTGATTCTTCTAGTGCTCATTCAGATTCTTGGCTCAAGATTGATTCACCAGTTTGGAGCGACGGGAAAGGGGCTGTTACTTTAATCGGCGGATCCGACGCAGGTGGTATAGAGCAGCGCCAGCGGGCGGTACTCATCACCTCGGCCACTGCGCAAGTTGAGAGTTTTGACTTCGCCGGAATAGAAACTCAGGGTACTGCTCCAGTAGTTGGCCTTGATGGGCCATTGCAGGCGCAACAGGTGGTGCTGGCCATAGGTATGCAGGGCCGTGAGCTCTTCCAGAGTCGGTAGGCGCAGGCCATAGCGTCGGCACCAGCTTTCGGCTGTCTGGTAGTTCACTTTAGACCAGAAGTGACCGTACTCGTCGTTCATCATTGGCGGCATTTCTTCTACTGAACTGATATTCATTGGCTGGTGATAATTGAGCCGCTCAAACGTAAAAGCGTAAATCGCTGAATTCATGACAACCCGGTTTTCAATCAGCGTCTCCCGGGGTGTTTCTACCGGCCGGGACCGTTGCGCGCCCGGACGACTTTTTGGCGTCGGGAGTGCGGCAGATTGCGCCACGGTGATCGGCGCTAGGGTCTGGCGGATAAACGTATCGGTCAGCTTGCGTGCAGCGAGGTTTTTCTTTGCCGTCACGGCTTGTGACCAGGTTGGGAATGGCCCAATCAGACAGCGAAGGTTACCTTGATCCGGGATAAGGTAGAGATGCTTAGGGTATTGCGCCTGGAGGGTGGAAGTGATGTCTCGGTTCGGCAGATATTTTCCGTAGTGACATTGTAACCAAAAGCTCCGGCCTGAATGGCCGGTTTTCCCCCAGAGGCCGGTGCCGATATCGCAGCCGGCATTGAGGAATTGCCAGCCCCGTTCTGTTTTTTCAACCTGACAGTGAGTTGCTTCAATGTCTGTTGTTGCGTAGTTCGGTCCCGAAAAGAAGGCGCTAGTTAACAGGGCTGAGAAGACCAAGAAACGCAGATGTAGGTTGATCATGTGACAGATAACTCAAATAGAGGGTATTTACTCGTCAATATGACCATAAAATCGCACAAATGTATGAAAAATTAAATAAAAGAATCTCAAGAGCGTGTGGTTGCCCCGAAATTGGGATGTTGCTCAATGCCATCACTTGTATTGAGTGTAGTAGAGCACGATATTAGGAAGCAACAGAGCCCGGTGGTGGGTACCACCGGGCTTTTCTTACCGCGATCCTCGCTTTTAACGTTTCACCTGAATTTCAACTTTGGCGACGTTGGAGTACAAGCCGTTTTTATCCTTGATCTGATAAGTAAAGCTGACGCTTTTTCTGCTCATCGGACGGTAGGAGATCCGGCCATCACCATAGTTGGTCAGGACGCCGTCAAAGCGGTCCGGCT
It includes:
- a CDS encoding amino acid ABC transporter substrate-binding protein; the encoded protein is MKQLIRYSLAISTFAITLSGCDNGNTQDKELIKSLEAKIQTLEQQLAESESSPPTLSSNGSADTQALEEKIASLEKQLADSSGSGNGASTLESVKKLGYLKCGVSTGLTGFSAPNDKGEWEGLDVEFCQAVAAAALGDKTKVKYIPLTTKERFSALQNGEVDLLVRNTTWTLHRDTALGVTFAGVNYYDGQGFMVNKSLGVTNAMELDGKSVCVQSGTTTELNLADYFKFREMKYTPVIFDTEEETINGFKTAKCEVMTTDQSALYAHRLGMDDPDSVVVLPELISKEPLGPAVRHGDQQWFDIVKWTLFTMLHAEDLGVSSVSVDDMKNSNDPDIRRLIGLDGPKGKGLGLADDWSFQVIKQVGNYSESFERTIGMSSELKVRRGYNALWRDGGIQYAPPIR
- a CDS encoding SPOR domain-containing protein, with protein sequence MINLHLRFLVFSALLTSAFFSGPNYATTDIEATHCQVEKTERGWQFLNAGCDIGTGLWGKTGHSGRSFWLQCHYGKYLPNRDITSTLQAQYPKHLYLIPDQGNLRCLIGPFPTWSQAVTAKKNLAARKLTDTFIRQTLAPITVAQSAALPTPKSRPGAQRSRPVETPRETLIENRVVMNSAIYAFTFERLNYHQPMNISSVEEMPPMMNDEYGHFWSKVNYQTAESWCRRYGLRLPTLEELTALHTYGQHHLLRLQWPIKANYWSSTLSFYSGEVKTLNLRSGRGDEYRPLALLYTTCVGSAD